A window of Corallococcus macrosporus DSM 14697 contains these coding sequences:
- a CDS encoding MFS transporter, whose protein sequence is MARGGRVDYSAASMTPQATAPARGIFQHRDFRFYLLARLCAVLAVQIESVAIGWQVYELTGSALALGYTGLAQFVPFVSLCLVGGQVADRVDRRTILAVCQTVMLVCSLLLLAFTLGHIRDVRFVYGVLVLFGAARAFHAPAGSALTPHLVPPEHLTRAVAINSTTWQVATIGGPAVGGILYGLAGATGAYAASATLCALSVVWILALKVRTGRASSEPLSLSTLVAGLAFVGRQRLLLGSITLDLFAVLFGGAVALLPIYARDILHTGPWGLGLLRCAPAAGAALVAVFLALRPLGGNTGRKMFIAVGIFGAATLVFGMSRSLPLSLLALAVAGAADMISVVVRHTLELMATPDDMRGRVGAVNMMCIGASNELGEFRAGGLAESVGAVPAVVAGAVGTLAVVALWAWAFPELRRVDRLEAFAKTKEPPAAPAT, encoded by the coding sequence GTGGCGCGTGGCGGCCGCGTGGATTACAGCGCCGCCAGCATGACTCCTCAGGCGACGGCACCCGCGCGCGGCATCTTCCAGCATCGCGACTTTCGCTTCTATCTGCTGGCCCGTCTGTGCGCGGTGCTGGCGGTGCAGATTGAGTCGGTGGCCATCGGCTGGCAGGTCTACGAGCTCACGGGCAGCGCGCTCGCGCTGGGCTACACGGGCCTGGCGCAGTTCGTGCCGTTCGTGTCGCTGTGCCTCGTGGGCGGCCAGGTGGCGGACCGGGTGGACCGGCGCACCATCCTGGCGGTGTGCCAGACGGTGATGCTGGTGTGCAGCCTGCTCCTGCTGGCCTTCACCCTGGGCCACATCCGTGACGTCCGCTTCGTCTACGGCGTCCTCGTCCTGTTCGGCGCGGCGCGTGCGTTCCATGCCCCGGCGGGCTCCGCGCTCACGCCGCACCTGGTGCCGCCCGAGCACCTGACCCGCGCGGTGGCCATCAACTCCACCACCTGGCAGGTGGCCACCATTGGCGGGCCGGCCGTGGGCGGCATCCTCTATGGCCTGGCGGGCGCCACGGGGGCCTATGCCGCCTCCGCGACGCTGTGCGCCCTCTCCGTCGTCTGGATTCTCGCCCTGAAGGTGCGGACCGGCCGGGCATCCTCGGAGCCCCTGTCCCTGTCCACGCTGGTCGCGGGGCTGGCGTTCGTGGGCCGGCAGCGGCTGCTGCTGGGCAGCATCACCCTGGACCTGTTCGCCGTGCTCTTCGGTGGCGCGGTGGCGCTCCTGCCCATCTACGCGCGGGACATCCTGCACACGGGGCCGTGGGGGCTGGGCCTGCTGCGGTGCGCACCGGCCGCGGGCGCCGCGCTGGTGGCCGTCTTCCTGGCGCTGCGGCCCCTGGGCGGAAACACCGGCCGGAAGATGTTCATCGCGGTCGGCATCTTCGGCGCGGCCACGCTCGTCTTCGGCATGAGCCGCTCGCTGCCCCTGTCCCTGCTGGCCCTGGCGGTGGCGGGCGCCGCGGACATGATCAGCGTGGTGGTCCGTCACACGCTGGAGTTGATGGCCACGCCGGATGACATGCGAGGCCGCGTGGGCGCGGTGAACATGATGTGCATTGGCGCCTCCAACGAGCTGGGGGAGTTCCGAGCGGGCGGGCTCGCCGAGTCCGTGGGCGCCGTGCCCGCGGTGGTCGCGGGCGCGGTGGGCACGCTGGCGGTGGTGGCGCTGTGGGCGTGGGCCTTCCCGGAGCTGCGCCGCGTGGATCGCCTGGAGGCCTTCGCGAAGACGAAGGAGCCCCCGGCGGCCCCCGCGACCTGA
- a CDS encoding bile acid:sodium symporter family protein has translation MPLRLVKRLARDWFLLGMLCAVVLAVLFPEFGASGGPMHADVVADVGIFAVFLLHGLGLPAAQLRAGVVTWRVHVVVQTFTFVVFPLLWWLGDAAVGRWLPSDVSLGLLYLCAVPSTISSSVAMTGAARGNVPAAIFNASLSSLLGIVLTPLIIGLFASATGQSLSMGEAVLKLATLLLLPLALGQLLRPLVGAWFARYRPYTNAFDRAMILLLVYASFCDSIASGAFSKYGAQVLGLAFLGAVLLLAIVLALTTRVARGLGFSKEDEIAVVFCGSKKTLASGVPMARLLFGANPALGLIVLPLMFYHQAQLLVCSLLAERYARRPAPPPGA, from the coding sequence ATGCCCCTTCGCCTCGTGAAACGCCTCGCCCGGGACTGGTTCCTGCTGGGGATGCTCTGCGCCGTCGTGCTGGCCGTGCTCTTCCCGGAGTTCGGCGCGTCCGGCGGACCGATGCACGCGGACGTGGTGGCGGACGTGGGCATCTTCGCGGTGTTCCTGCTGCACGGCCTGGGGCTGCCCGCCGCGCAGCTCCGCGCGGGCGTGGTGACGTGGCGGGTCCACGTGGTGGTCCAGACCTTCACCTTCGTCGTGTTCCCGCTGCTGTGGTGGCTGGGGGACGCGGCCGTGGGCCGCTGGCTGCCGTCCGACGTGTCGCTGGGGCTGCTCTACCTGTGCGCGGTGCCGTCCACCATCTCCTCGTCGGTCGCGATGACGGGCGCGGCCCGGGGCAACGTGCCCGCCGCCATCTTCAATGCCAGCCTGTCCAGCCTGCTGGGCATCGTGTTGACGCCGCTCATCATCGGCCTGTTCGCCAGCGCCACCGGGCAGTCGCTGTCCATGGGCGAAGCCGTCCTCAAGCTGGCCACCCTCCTCCTGCTCCCGCTGGCCCTGGGACAGCTCCTGCGCCCGCTCGTGGGCGCGTGGTTCGCCAGGTACCGGCCCTACACGAACGCCTTCGACCGGGCGATGATCCTGCTCCTCGTCTACGCGTCGTTCTGTGACTCGATTGCCTCGGGCGCGTTCTCCAAGTACGGCGCCCAGGTGCTGGGCCTGGCCTTCCTGGGCGCGGTGCTCCTCCTCGCCATCGTCCTGGCGCTGACCACGCGCGTGGCGCGGGGGCTGGGCTTCTCCAAGGAGGACGAAATCGCGGTGGTCTTCTGTGGGTCCAAGAAGACGCTGGCCTCGGGCGTCCCGATGGCGCGGCTGCTCTTCGGCGCCAACCCCGCCCTGGGGCTCATCGTCCTACCCCTGATGTTCTATCACCAGGCCCAGCTCCTCGTGTGCTCGCTGCTGGCGGAGCGCTACGCGAGGCGGCCGGCGCCTCCCCCCGGCGCGTAG
- a CDS encoding DUF2378 family protein, which yields MADRLVFPPIVEGLFVRGLSGRVSPLLRQQLRSEGLDLDRPLLPAYTLETWIRCVTLTAKSLHPHEPDEVAWRLLGERMIDGYRDTLMGRALLGVMKLLGPWRMLSKAQHGFRTSNNYTEVRITETGPTEAEVWLNEPGMLRYFKQGVMLAMSRAAGGVAATVDVRDFDEHCVTYRVAWKEPGR from the coding sequence ATGGCCGACAGACTCGTCTTCCCACCCATCGTGGAAGGGCTCTTCGTCCGGGGACTCTCCGGGCGGGTGTCGCCCCTGCTGCGGCAGCAGTTGCGCAGCGAGGGCCTGGACCTGGACCGGCCGCTGCTCCCCGCCTACACGCTGGAGACGTGGATCCGCTGCGTCACGCTGACGGCGAAGTCGCTGCACCCCCACGAGCCCGACGAGGTGGCGTGGCGGCTGCTCGGCGAGCGGATGATTGATGGCTACCGTGACACGCTGATGGGCCGCGCCCTGCTCGGAGTGATGAAGCTGCTGGGGCCCTGGCGGATGCTGTCCAAGGCCCAGCACGGCTTCCGGACCAGCAACAACTACACGGAGGTCCGCATCACCGAGACGGGGCCGACGGAGGCCGAGGTCTGGCTCAACGAGCCCGGCATGCTGCGCTACTTCAAGCAGGGCGTCATGCTGGCCATGTCCCGGGCCGCGGGCGGCGTGGCCGCGACGGTGGACGTGCGTGACTTCGACGAGCACTGCGTCACGTACCGCGTCGCCTGGAAGGAGCCGGGCCGCTGA
- a CDS encoding Nramp family divalent metal transporter, with translation MDTSSPSTAQAPAGAPPAGLSWMARFGPGMLVAATGVGAGDLLTASLGGSAVGMSILWAAVVGAVLKSFLNEGIARWQLATGTTVLEGWARFGAWLRYVFLVYLLGWSLFTGGALISACGAAGDALWPLSSDPETSRRVWGVAHSLVGLGLVWAGGFRFFERLMAACIGVMFVTVIFTAVASGPDWSAAARGLVIPSMPAGGTAWVLGLLGGVGGTVTVLSYGYWIRERGREGAGWLRTCQADLAVGYALTALFGIAMVIIGSTVQLQGSGLRVATLLAQRLSDVIGPFGYWLFLWGFWAAVFSSLLGVWEGVPYLFADFLRVHRREPVSAAVPLRDTRAWRGSLVALAVVPLPLLWVPLQRAQLAYAVMGSLFMPLLAATLLWMNNRAAWVGGLRNTWLVNAALTATLLLFLGVGASEAFDALRKLAGR, from the coding sequence ATGGACACGTCCTCTCCTTCAACGGCGCAGGCCCCCGCCGGTGCGCCGCCGGCCGGCCTGAGCTGGATGGCCCGCTTCGGCCCCGGGATGCTCGTCGCGGCGACGGGCGTGGGGGCGGGGGACCTGCTCACCGCGAGCCTGGGGGGCTCGGCGGTGGGGATGAGCATCCTCTGGGCCGCCGTCGTGGGCGCGGTGCTGAAGAGCTTCCTCAATGAAGGCATCGCCCGGTGGCAGCTCGCCACGGGCACCACGGTGCTGGAGGGCTGGGCCCGCTTCGGCGCGTGGCTGCGCTACGTCTTCCTCGTCTACCTGCTCGGGTGGAGCTTGTTCACCGGCGGCGCCCTCATCTCCGCCTGCGGCGCCGCGGGCGACGCGCTGTGGCCCCTGTCGAGCGACCCGGAGACGTCGCGGCGCGTCTGGGGCGTGGCGCACTCGCTGGTGGGCCTGGGGCTGGTCTGGGCCGGCGGCTTCCGCTTCTTTGAACGCCTGATGGCGGCGTGCATCGGCGTGATGTTCGTCACGGTGATTTTCACGGCCGTGGCCTCGGGGCCGGACTGGAGCGCCGCGGCGAGAGGGCTGGTGATTCCGTCCATGCCCGCGGGCGGCACCGCGTGGGTGCTGGGCCTGCTGGGCGGCGTGGGCGGCACGGTGACGGTGCTGTCCTACGGCTACTGGATTCGGGAGCGAGGCCGGGAGGGCGCCGGGTGGCTCCGGACGTGTCAGGCCGACCTCGCCGTGGGCTACGCGCTGACGGCGCTGTTCGGCATCGCCATGGTCATCATCGGCTCCACGGTGCAGCTCCAGGGGAGCGGCCTGCGCGTGGCGACCCTGCTGGCGCAGCGGCTGTCCGATGTCATCGGGCCGTTCGGCTACTGGCTCTTCCTGTGGGGCTTCTGGGCCGCGGTGTTCTCCAGCCTGCTGGGCGTCTGGGAAGGGGTGCCGTACCTCTTCGCGGACTTCCTGCGCGTCCATCGCCGGGAGCCTGTGAGCGCCGCGGTGCCGCTGCGCGACACCCGCGCGTGGCGCGGCTCTCTGGTGGCGCTGGCGGTGGTGCCCCTGCCGCTCCTGTGGGTGCCCTTGCAGCGCGCGCAGCTCGCCTATGCGGTGATGGGCTCGCTGTTCATGCCGCTGCTGGCCGCGACGCTGCTGTGGATGAACAACCGCGCCGCGTGGGTGGGCGGGCTGCGCAACACCTGGCTCGTCAACGCCGCGCTCACCGCCACGCTGCTGCTGTTCCTGGGCGTGGGCGCGAGCGAGGCGTTCGACGCGCTCCGCAAGCTCGCGGGCCGCTGA
- a CDS encoding alpha/beta fold hydrolase, with translation MSTLPPAERHDFPAGDGVPLQLTRYQGGAKGPVLLVHGAGVWSGMFLLPTVRENFVQHLVRHGYDTWLLDWRASVELPLRQFTLDDAARHDMPAAVRLVRERTGAATVQAVVHCAGSATFFMAMAAGLLPDVRAVVASQVALHHIVPPSTQLKAMLRLPDVLDLPRDYLTPDEDPGSPLFQAAFGALAGLLRHECDSTVCHRLTFMYGQLYRHARINRETHDRLDEQFGPCNMLTFRHLAQMARAGYALGFDHGREENLRRYGREKPPSYLRAEHLKRPITFVSGAQNGTYMPASTELTYEWLREENGASYYQRKVLAGYGHLDTFMGSTASQDTYPVIRGALEAMA, from the coding sequence ATGAGCACGCTTCCCCCCGCCGAGCGGCATGACTTCCCCGCGGGAGACGGTGTTCCGTTGCAGCTCACCCGTTACCAGGGCGGCGCCAAGGGCCCGGTCCTCCTGGTCCATGGCGCCGGCGTGTGGAGCGGCATGTTCCTCCTGCCCACGGTGCGGGAGAACTTCGTGCAGCACCTGGTGCGCCACGGCTACGACACCTGGCTGCTGGACTGGCGGGCCAGCGTGGAGCTGCCGCTGCGGCAATTCACGCTGGATGACGCCGCCCGCCACGACATGCCCGCCGCCGTCCGGCTCGTCCGCGAGCGCACCGGCGCGGCCACCGTGCAGGCGGTGGTGCACTGCGCGGGCTCGGCGACCTTCTTCATGGCGATGGCGGCGGGGCTGCTGCCGGACGTGCGCGCCGTGGTGGCCTCGCAGGTGGCGCTGCACCACATCGTCCCGCCGTCCACGCAGCTCAAGGCGATGCTGCGGCTGCCGGACGTGCTGGACCTCCCGCGGGACTACCTCACGCCGGACGAGGACCCGGGCAGCCCCTTGTTCCAGGCGGCCTTCGGCGCCCTGGCGGGCCTGCTCCGGCATGAATGTGACAGCACCGTCTGCCACCGGCTGACCTTCATGTACGGGCAGCTCTACCGGCACGCGCGCATCAACCGGGAGACGCATGACCGGCTGGACGAGCAGTTCGGCCCCTGCAACATGCTGACGTTCCGGCACCTGGCGCAGATGGCGCGCGCGGGCTACGCGCTGGGCTTCGACCACGGCCGCGAGGAGAACCTCCGGCGCTACGGGAGGGAGAAGCCGCCGTCGTACCTCCGCGCCGAGCACCTGAAGCGCCCCATCACCTTCGTGTCCGGAGCGCAGAATGGCACGTACATGCCCGCGTCCACGGAGCTCACGTACGAGTGGCTGCGCGAAGAGAACGGCGCGTCGTATTACCAGCGCAAGGTCCTGGCGGGGTACGGGCACCTGGATACCTTCATGGGAAGCACCGCGTCGCAGGACACGTATCCGGTGATCCGCGGCGCGCTGGAGGCCATGGCCTGA
- a CDS encoding GMC family oxidoreductase N-terminal domain-containing protein, protein MATATRYDVVVVGSGFGGSISALRLAQAGKSVLVLERGKRYRPGDFPRDVTRADEVLWRHASRRRAQGLYDVRFLSGIGTVTAAGVGGGSLIYANVHVRPDAEVFEDPRWPASYRRASLEPYFDKVARELRLNPVPPSIPLRKRDLFQRAARGLGRETFDPPVAVAFSEPPGPGRRVCQLCAECEFGCQHGAKNTMDLTYLARAEALGALVLARTLVSHVEHVWGGYRVHCQDLVSGERHTVEGSRVVLAAGTLGTVEILLRSRDVARTLPRVSRRLGQGYSGNGDFLASMQGAREDLQPWVGPDVSTVMRFTDREPRFTLVKATFNQPATEVIAGLGQPNLGRLQGLGAPLWTCLGPAVHAAFRKGLLSRPLQDDVDAARTSNLFGIGQDNANGRMHLSDGQLDVSWDFAAENAELVRRMTDAMQDLAAQYGATFAPLVTWQLFKRPFTVHSLGGAHLAEAPERGVVSPEGEVFHYPGLHVADGSVIPTAIGFHPVMTISAVAERIAEAVVHGFSSPSRSAS, encoded by the coding sequence GTGGCGACGGCAACGCGGTACGACGTGGTGGTGGTGGGCTCCGGCTTCGGAGGGTCCATCAGCGCGCTGCGGCTGGCCCAGGCCGGCAAGTCGGTGCTGGTGCTGGAGCGCGGCAAGCGCTACCGGCCCGGCGACTTCCCCCGGGACGTGACGCGCGCGGACGAGGTGCTCTGGCGCCACGCCTCACGGCGCAGGGCCCAGGGGCTCTACGACGTGCGCTTCCTGTCCGGCATCGGCACCGTGACGGCGGCGGGCGTCGGCGGCGGCTCGCTCATCTACGCCAACGTCCACGTGCGGCCGGACGCCGAGGTCTTCGAGGATCCCCGCTGGCCCGCGTCGTACCGTCGAGCCTCGCTGGAGCCGTACTTCGACAAGGTGGCGCGGGAGCTGCGGCTCAACCCCGTGCCCCCGTCCATTCCGCTGCGCAAGCGGGACCTCTTCCAGCGCGCGGCCCGGGGCCTGGGCCGTGAGACGTTCGACCCGCCCGTGGCCGTGGCGTTCTCCGAGCCGCCCGGGCCGGGCCGGCGCGTGTGCCAGCTCTGCGCGGAGTGTGAATTCGGCTGCCAGCACGGCGCGAAGAACACCATGGACCTGACGTACCTGGCGCGGGCGGAGGCGCTGGGGGCGCTGGTCCTGGCCCGCACGCTCGTCTCCCACGTGGAGCACGTCTGGGGCGGCTACCGCGTCCACTGCCAGGACCTCGTGTCGGGGGAGCGGCACACGGTGGAGGGCTCGCGCGTGGTGCTGGCCGCGGGGACGCTGGGCACGGTGGAGATACTGCTGCGCAGCCGGGACGTGGCGCGCACGCTGCCGCGCGTGAGCCGGCGGCTGGGGCAGGGCTACTCGGGCAACGGCGACTTCCTGGCGTCCATGCAGGGCGCGCGCGAGGACCTCCAGCCCTGGGTGGGCCCCGACGTGTCCACGGTGATGCGCTTCACCGACCGGGAGCCGCGCTTCACGCTGGTGAAGGCCACGTTCAACCAGCCCGCCACGGAGGTCATCGCGGGCCTGGGCCAGCCGAACCTCGGGCGGCTCCAGGGCCTGGGGGCGCCGCTGTGGACCTGCCTGGGCCCGGCCGTCCACGCCGCCTTCAGGAAGGGGCTGCTGAGCCGGCCCCTCCAGGACGACGTGGACGCGGCGCGCACGTCCAACCTCTTCGGCATCGGGCAGGACAACGCCAACGGGCGCATGCACCTGAGCGACGGGCAGCTGGACGTGTCGTGGGATTTCGCCGCGGAGAACGCGGAGCTGGTGCGCCGGATGACCGACGCGATGCAGGACCTGGCCGCCCAGTACGGCGCCACCTTCGCGCCGCTGGTCACCTGGCAGCTCTTCAAGCGGCCCTTCACGGTGCACTCGCTTGGCGGTGCCCACCTGGCGGAAGCTCCCGAGCGCGGCGTGGTGTCTCCAGAGGGAGAGGTCTTCCACTATCCCGGCCTTCACGTCGCGGACGGTTCCGTCATCCCGACCGCCATTGGCTTCCACCCGGTGATGACCATCAGCGCGGTGGCGGAGCGCATCGCCGAGGCCGTGGTGCACGGCTTCTCATCCCCTTCGAGGAGCGCCTCATGA